A portion of the Tachysurus fulvidraco isolate hzauxx_2018 chromosome 8, HZAU_PFXX_2.0, whole genome shotgun sequence genome contains these proteins:
- the LOC125145319 gene encoding CD226 antigen-like isoform X1: protein MKWLLIPCIIVMIYLLMQQFQAFIVIESMVNEALTLPCNCSGNCPVVQWIRFIPDNVVIVQSWMCLKQENFNKRFTLPEDTSRGDFSLMISSVAYTDAGYYMCSCNEKSVTEVELKVIIATVVKAFEGKNVTLPCYGDTRQVVKDVKWKKDGHKVLLYTPANRWMTTQNRFTMSVEGFLHGDLSLHICPVHLSDTGLYQCLIHDESQDGEPRAVLLKVEELQQFTTTNSAPDSGWFVLPGLFISVGINIIVLIIYIMRKCRDLTNLIQVSRIFSFPVHHCIALCISFILCVYCSVLIICATTEILKNVQFYLCAICLSL from the exons ATGAAGTGGCTTTTAATTCCTTGCATCATTGTGATGA TTTACCTGCTGATGCAGCAGTTTCAAGCCTTCATCGTCATAGAATCGATGGTGAATGAAGCCCTGACCCTCCCGTGTAACTGCTCAGGAAATTGTCCAGTAGTTCAGTGGATCCGCTTCATTCCTGACAATGTTGTCATTGTTCAgagctggatgtgtttaaaACAAGAGAATTTTAACAAAAGGTTTACACTACCAGAAGATACAAGCAGAGGAGATTTCTCCCTGATGATCAGTTCAGTAGCCTACACTGATGCAGGCTATTACATGTGCAGCTGTAATGAAAAATCAGTGACTGAAGTAGAGCTGAAAGTTATCA TTGCGACAGTTGTAAAGGCTTTCGAGGGGAAGAACGTCACTCTCCCGTGTTACGGAGACACTCGACAAGTCGTTAAAGATGTAAAGTGGAAGAAAGATGGACACAAGGTCCTGCTGTACACTCCTGCAAACAGATGGATGACTACACAAAACAGATTCACAATGTCAGTAGAAGGCTTTCTACACGGTGATCTCTCTCTTCACATCTGTCCAGTTCACCTGTCTGATACAGGATTATATCAATGTCTCATCCACGATGAATCTCAGGACGGAGAACCACGAGCTGTGTTACTGAAGGTAGAAG agCTACAACAATTCACAACCACCAACAGCGCTCCAGATTCAGGTTGGTTTGTACTGCCAGGATTGTTCATCTCTGTAGGGATCAACATCATCGTGctgattatttacattatgaGAAAATGTAGAGACCTAACCAATTTAATCCAAGTCTCCAGGATCTTTAGCTTTCCTGTACATCACTGTATTGCCCtgtgtatttcttttattctgtgtgtttattgttctgtTCTCATCATATGTGCaacaacagaaattttgaaaaacgtgcAATTTTACCTCTGTGCAATATGTCTTTCATTGTAA